In Capsicum annuum cultivar UCD-10X-F1 chromosome 11, UCD10Xv1.1, whole genome shotgun sequence, one genomic interval encodes:
- the LOC107848275 gene encoding uncharacterized protein LOC107848275 isoform X1 codes for MYHKSLFILFFVLIFCLSSTVASRRLLPGNEGIPIRPNHSGTAPSATELPPPQGNKRIPTRPNHSKPDHSATGPHPPQGNKRITTRPNHSKPDHSATDPHPPQGESFEECAEREVKEETGLEIDKAEYLTVTNNIISEKVHVVCIFVRAVLADVNQKPETLEPEKCAGWDWYEWNNLPKPLFGPLEDMVQSGFNPFPTSAS; via the exons ATGTATCACAAATCATTATTCATACtcttttttgtcttaattttttgtCTATCCTCAACAGTGGCCTCTCGAAGATTATTACCAG GTAATGAGGGAATCCCAATTAGGCCTAATCACTCTGGAACAGCTCCTTCAGCAACTGAACTACCACCACCACAAG GTAATAAAAGAATACCCACGAGGCCTAATCACTCTAAACCAGATCATTCAGCAACTGGCCCACATCCACCACAAG GTAATAAAAGAATAACCACGAGGCCTAATCACTCTAAACCAGATCATTCAGCAACTGACCCACATCCACCTCAAG GGGAAAGTTTTGAAGAGTGCGCTGAGAGGGAGGTGAAGGAGGAAACCGGATTAGAAATCGATAAAGCAGAGTATCTAACAGTGACTAACAATATTATCTCGGAGAAAGTGCATGTCGTTTGCATATTCGTAAGAGCAGTCCTTGCTGATGTTAACCAGAAGCCTGAAACACTTGAACCTGAGAAATGTGCTGGTTGGGATTGGTATGAATGGAACAATCTCCCTAAACCACTCTTTGGTCCTTTAGAAGATATGGTCCAAAGTGGCTTCAACCCTTTTCCAACTAGTGCTAGTTAA
- the LOC107847078 gene encoding uncharacterized protein LOC107847078 isoform X1 produces MNHKTLFILFFVLIFCLSSTMASRRLLSGGNGGSKIGMLPNPSRSAPSATEQPPPVSGGKPLTYRALQKPICNGKVYASCIGRKVPVRRCNLGERCEMTP; encoded by the exons ATGAATCACAAAACATTATTCATACTCTTTTTTGTCTTAATCTTTTGTCTATCCTCAACAATGGCCTCTCGAAGATTATTATCAG GTGGCAATGGAGGCAGTAAAATTGGTATGCTACCTAATCCCTCTAGATCAGCTCCTTCAGCAACTGAACAACCACCACCAg tctcAGGAGGAAAACCTTTAACCTATCGTGCATTACAAAAACCAATATGCAACGGGAAGGTATATGCCAGTTGTATAGGACGAAAAGTTCCAGTTCGACGATGCAATTTGGGTGAAAGATGTGAAATGACTCCCTGA
- the LOC107848275 gene encoding nudix hydrolase 1 isoform X7 translates to MENGAPSTGTPPSPPPSPMPKVGVAVFLLNGSKVLLGKRLSAIGHSTFALPGGHLEFGESFEECAEREVKEETGLEIDKAEYLTVTNNIISEKVHVVCIFVRAVLADVNQKPETLEPEKCAGWDWVVWCTKLLL, encoded by the exons ATGGAAAACGGAGCTCCGTCAACCGGAACGCCGCCTTCACCGCCACCGTCTCCGATGCCTAAAGTCGGCGTAGCGGTATTTCTATTGAACGGAAGTAAAGTTCTGTTAGGAAAACGCCTCTCCGCCATCGGTCATAGTACTTTTGCACTTCCCGGCGGCCACCTGGAGTTCG GGGAAAGTTTTGAAGAGTGCGCTGAGAGGGAGGTGAAGGAGGAAACCGGATTAGAAATCGATAAAGCAGAGTATCTAACAGTGACTAACAATATTATCTCGGAGAAAGTGCATGTCGTTTGCATATTCGTAAGAGCAGTCCTTGCTGATGTTAACCAGAAGCCTGAAACACTTGAACCTGAGAAATGTGCTGGTTGGGATTG GGTTGTTTGGTGCACTAAGCTTTTGCTATAG
- the LOC107847078 gene encoding uncharacterized protein LOC107847078 isoform X2, with translation MNHKTLFILFFVLIFCLSSTMASRRLLSGGNGGSKIGMLPNPSRSAPSATEQPPPGGKPLTYRALQKPICNGKVYASCIGRKVPVRRCNLGERCEMTP, from the exons ATGAATCACAAAACATTATTCATACTCTTTTTTGTCTTAATCTTTTGTCTATCCTCAACAATGGCCTCTCGAAGATTATTATCAG GTGGCAATGGAGGCAGTAAAATTGGTATGCTACCTAATCCCTCTAGATCAGCTCCTTCAGCAACTGAACAACCACCACCAg GAGGAAAACCTTTAACCTATCGTGCATTACAAAAACCAATATGCAACGGGAAGGTATATGCCAGTTGTATAGGACGAAAAGTTCCAGTTCGACGATGCAATTTGGGTGAAAGATGTGAAATGACTCCCTGA
- the LOC107848275 gene encoding nudix hydrolase 1 isoform X5, whose product MENGAPSTGTPPSPPPSPMPKVGVAVFLLNGSKVLLGKRLSAIGHSTFALPGGHLEFGESFEECAEREVKEETGLEIDKAEYLTVTNNIISEKVHVVCIFVRAVLADVNQKPETLEPEKCAGWDWYEWNNLPKPLFGPLEDMVQSGFNPFPTSAS is encoded by the exons ATGGAAAACGGAGCTCCGTCAACCGGAACGCCGCCTTCACCGCCACCGTCTCCGATGCCTAAAGTCGGCGTAGCGGTATTTCTATTGAACGGAAGTAAAGTTCTGTTAGGAAAACGCCTCTCCGCCATCGGTCATAGTACTTTTGCACTTCCCGGCGGCCACCTGGAGTTCG GGGAAAGTTTTGAAGAGTGCGCTGAGAGGGAGGTGAAGGAGGAAACCGGATTAGAAATCGATAAAGCAGAGTATCTAACAGTGACTAACAATATTATCTCGGAGAAAGTGCATGTCGTTTGCATATTCGTAAGAGCAGTCCTTGCTGATGTTAACCAGAAGCCTGAAACACTTGAACCTGAGAAATGTGCTGGTTGGGATTGGTATGAATGGAACAATCTCCCTAAACCACTCTTTGGTCCTTTAGAAGATATGGTCCAAAGTGGCTTCAACCCTTTTCCAACTAGTGCTAGTTAA
- the LOC107848275 gene encoding geranyl diphosphate phosphohydrolase isoform X4, whose amino-acid sequence MYHKSLFILFFVLIFCLSSTVASRRLLPGNEGIPIRPNHSGTAPSATELPPPQGNKRIPTRPNHSKPDHSATGPHPPQGESFEECAEREVKEETGLEIDKAEYLTVTNNIISEKVHVVCIFVRAVLADVNQKPETLEPEKCAGWDWVVWCTKLLL is encoded by the exons ATGTATCACAAATCATTATTCATACtcttttttgtcttaattttttgtCTATCCTCAACAGTGGCCTCTCGAAGATTATTACCAG GTAATGAGGGAATCCCAATTAGGCCTAATCACTCTGGAACAGCTCCTTCAGCAACTGAACTACCACCACCACAAG GTAATAAAAGAATACCCACGAGGCCTAATCACTCTAAACCAGATCATTCAGCAACTGGCCCACATCCACCACAAG GGGAAAGTTTTGAAGAGTGCGCTGAGAGGGAGGTGAAGGAGGAAACCGGATTAGAAATCGATAAAGCAGAGTATCTAACAGTGACTAACAATATTATCTCGGAGAAAGTGCATGTCGTTTGCATATTCGTAAGAGCAGTCCTTGCTGATGTTAACCAGAAGCCTGAAACACTTGAACCTGAGAAATGTGCTGGTTGGGATTG GGTTGTTTGGTGCACTAAGCTTTTGCTATAG
- the LOC107848275 gene encoding uncharacterized protein LOC107848275 isoform X2, translating to MYHKSLFILFFVLIFCLSSTVASRRLLPGNEGIPIRPNHSGTAPSATELPPPQGNKRIPTRPNHSKPDHSATGPHPPQGNKRITTRPNHSKPDHSATDPHPPQGESFEECAEREVKEETGLEIDKAEYLTVTNNIISEKVHVVCIFVRAVLADVNQKPETLEPEKCAGWDWVVWCTKLLL from the exons ATGTATCACAAATCATTATTCATACtcttttttgtcttaattttttgtCTATCCTCAACAGTGGCCTCTCGAAGATTATTACCAG GTAATGAGGGAATCCCAATTAGGCCTAATCACTCTGGAACAGCTCCTTCAGCAACTGAACTACCACCACCACAAG GTAATAAAAGAATACCCACGAGGCCTAATCACTCTAAACCAGATCATTCAGCAACTGGCCCACATCCACCACAAG GTAATAAAAGAATAACCACGAGGCCTAATCACTCTAAACCAGATCATTCAGCAACTGACCCACATCCACCTCAAG GGGAAAGTTTTGAAGAGTGCGCTGAGAGGGAGGTGAAGGAGGAAACCGGATTAGAAATCGATAAAGCAGAGTATCTAACAGTGACTAACAATATTATCTCGGAGAAAGTGCATGTCGTTTGCATATTCGTAAGAGCAGTCCTTGCTGATGTTAACCAGAAGCCTGAAACACTTGAACCTGAGAAATGTGCTGGTTGGGATTG GGTTGTTTGGTGCACTAAGCTTTTGCTATAG
- the LOC107848275 gene encoding nudix hydrolase 1 isoform X3, whose protein sequence is MYHKSLFILFFVLIFCLSSTVASRRLLPGNEGIPIRPNHSGTAPSATELPPPQGNKRIPTRPNHSKPDHSATGPHPPQGESFEECAEREVKEETGLEIDKAEYLTVTNNIISEKVHVVCIFVRAVLADVNQKPETLEPEKCAGWDWYEWNNLPKPLFGPLEDMVQSGFNPFPTSAS, encoded by the exons ATGTATCACAAATCATTATTCATACtcttttttgtcttaattttttgtCTATCCTCAACAGTGGCCTCTCGAAGATTATTACCAG GTAATGAGGGAATCCCAATTAGGCCTAATCACTCTGGAACAGCTCCTTCAGCAACTGAACTACCACCACCACAAG GTAATAAAAGAATACCCACGAGGCCTAATCACTCTAAACCAGATCATTCAGCAACTGGCCCACATCCACCACAAG GGGAAAGTTTTGAAGAGTGCGCTGAGAGGGAGGTGAAGGAGGAAACCGGATTAGAAATCGATAAAGCAGAGTATCTAACAGTGACTAACAATATTATCTCGGAGAAAGTGCATGTCGTTTGCATATTCGTAAGAGCAGTCCTTGCTGATGTTAACCAGAAGCCTGAAACACTTGAACCTGAGAAATGTGCTGGTTGGGATTGGTATGAATGGAACAATCTCCCTAAACCACTCTTTGGTCCTTTAGAAGATATGGTCCAAAGTGGCTTCAACCCTTTTCCAACTAGTGCTAGTTAA
- the LOC107848275 gene encoding uncharacterized protein LOC107848275 isoform X6 gives MYHKSLFILFFVLIFCLSSTVASRRLLPGNEGIPIRPNHSGTAPSATELPPPQGNKRIPTRPNHSKPDHSATGPHPPQGNKRITTRPNHSKPDHSATDPHPPQDRCNGKIYGSCIIHSPTVFPRGCDVGTRCRYGRTRP, from the exons ATGTATCACAAATCATTATTCATACtcttttttgtcttaattttttgtCTATCCTCAACAGTGGCCTCTCGAAGATTATTACCAG GTAATGAGGGAATCCCAATTAGGCCTAATCACTCTGGAACAGCTCCTTCAGCAACTGAACTACCACCACCACAAG GTAATAAAAGAATACCCACGAGGCCTAATCACTCTAAACCAGATCATTCAGCAACTGGCCCACATCCACCACAAG GTAATAAAAGAATAACCACGAGGCCTAATCACTCTAAACCAGATCATTCAGCAACTGACCCACATCCACCTCAAG ATAGATGCAATGGGAAGATTTATGGTAGTTGTATAATCCACTCTCCAACAGTATTCCCCAGAGGCTGCGATGTTGGTACTAGATGTAGATACGGCAGGACTAGGCCctaa